The region TCCCTGCTCTCGATCCTCCTCCGCTTCCTGCCTCATGCCTCACCTTGTCCCCAGCGCCTGGACTCCCCCTTAACTGCTTGGGAAATGTGACCTTTGCTCTGGGGGGCCTGGCCCTGCAGGCCCCAACCTTCCCTCATCTCTGGCGGCCCTCTTGGGCCTCTGACCCAGCCCCTCCCCGGGCCAGGCTCACAGAAGCTGGCTTCTGGGACTGTCCTGGGCCCAAGTGGGCACCTGCGCCAGCCCCACCTGTGCCTGGGCTGTGGCCCCTTCCTACAGGGCGCTCACCATGGCCCCGccgctcctgctgctgctgctggccagTGGAGCGGCCGCCTGCCCGCTGCCCTGCGTCTGCCAGAACCTGTCCGAGTCGCTCAGCACCCTCTGTGCCCACCGAGGCCTGCTGTTTGTGCCGCCCAACGTGGACCGGCGCACAGTGGAGCTGCGGCTGGCTGACAACTTCATCCAGGCCCTGGGGCCCCCTGACTTCCGCAACATGACGGGACTGGTGGACCTGACACTGTCTCGCAATGCCATCACCCGCATTGGGGCCCGCGCCTTTGGGGACCTCGAGAGCCTGCGTTCCCTCCACCTTGACGGCAACAGGCTGGTGGAGCTGGGCACCGGGAGCCTTCGGGGCCCCGTCAATCTGCAGCACCTCATCCTCAGCGGCAACCAGCTGGGCCGCATCGCGCCGGGAGCCTTCGACGACTTCCTAGAGAGCCTGGAGGACCTGGACCTGTCCTACAACAACCTCCGGCAGGTGCCCTGGGCCGGCATCGGCGCCATGCCTGCCCTGCACACCCTCAACCTGGACCATAACCTCATTGACGCACTGCCCCCAGGCGCCTTCGCCCAGCTCGGTCAGCTCTCCCGCCTGGATCTCACCTCCAACCGCCTGGCCACGCTGGCTCCGGACCCACTTTTCTCTCGTGGGCGTGATGCAGAGGCCTCTCCCGCCCCCCTGGTGCTGAGCTTCAGCGGGAACCCCCTGCACTGCAACTGTGAGCTGCTGTGGCTGCGGCGACTGGCGCGGCCGGACGACCTGGAGACGTGCGCCTCCCCGCCCGGCCTGGCCGGCCGCTACTTCTGGGCAGTGCCCGAGGGCGAGTTCTCCTGTGAGCCACCCCTCATTGCCCGCCACACGCAGCGCCTCTGGGTGCTGGAAGGCCAGCGGGCCACGCTGCGGTGCCGGGCCCTGGGTGACCCCACGCCTACCATGCACTGGGTTGGTCCTGACGACCGGTTGGTTGGCAACTCCTCCCGAGCCCGGGCTTTCCCCAACGGGACCTTAGAGATTGGGGTGACCGGGGCTGGGGACGCTGGGGGCTACACCTGCATCGCCACCAACCCTGCTGGTGAGGCCACGGCCCGAGTAGAACTGCGGGTGCTGGCCTTGCCCCATGGTGGGAACACCAGTGCCGAGGGGGGCCGCCCCGGGCCCT is a window of Gorilla gorilla gorilla isolate KB3781 chromosome 9, NHGRI_mGorGor1-v2.1_pri, whole genome shotgun sequence DNA encoding:
- the LRFN4 gene encoding leucine-rich repeat and fibronectin type-III domain-containing protein 4; translation: MAPPLLLLLLASGAAACPLPCVCQNLSESLSTLCAHRGLLFVPPNVDRRTVELRLADNFIQALGPPDFRNMTGLVDLTLSRNAITRIGARAFGDLESLRSLHLDGNRLVELGTGSLRGPVNLQHLILSGNQLGRIAPGAFDDFLESLEDLDLSYNNLRQVPWAGIGAMPALHTLNLDHNLIDALPPGAFAQLGQLSRLDLTSNRLATLAPDPLFSRGRDAEASPAPLVLSFSGNPLHCNCELLWLRRLARPDDLETCASPPGLAGRYFWAVPEGEFSCEPPLIARHTQRLWVLEGQRATLRCRALGDPTPTMHWVGPDDRLVGNSSRARAFPNGTLEIGVTGAGDAGGYTCIATNPAGEATARVELRVLALPHGGNTSAEGGRPGPSDIAASARTAAEGEGTLESEPAVQVTEVTATSGLVSWGPGRPADPVWMFQIQYNSSEDETLIYRIVPASSHHFLLKHLVPGADYDLCLLALSPAAGPSDLTATRLLGCAHFSTLPASPLCHALQAHVLGGTLTVAVGGVLVAALLVFTVALLVRGRGAGNGRLPLKLSHVQSQTNGGPSPTPKAHPPRSPPPRPQRSCSLDLGDAGCYGYARRLGGAWARRSHSVHGGLLGAGCRGVGGSAERLEESVV